The genomic stretch ATGCCTTTCTGGCTTTGTCCCAATCTGTGTTTAAATCCAGGTGGAATTGTAGAAATAACCTATCAGAAGTGCTTAGAAACCTGTTATCTCTTATAATTTCTGTGGCGCTCTTTACAGAATCCATTATAAGCAAGGCCTTTGAATACTCTATTGCATACTTGCCGGGCATAGACACAGGATCAGGAAAAATCCTTTTTATCTGAAGCCTGGCTTCATTATAATCATTTCCTAAATTAAGAGCCCGGATTAACTGATAACGAGCAGTATCATCCCCGGGTGAAAAAAACAAAACTCTTTCCCATTCTTCGATGGCCAGTTTGTATTGCCTGGTTTCAAATAAGTATTGACCATATTTCCTTGAATGTTCAATATCTAACAGATTTTGTGCAATTAAACTTTCAGTTGTAGTCAATGTCAGAAGGAATAGTATCAATGAAGTGAATATGGAAGAAAAACCAGAGCATATTCGTAAATTGATAAAATCACACCTTCTTGCCCAATGAATCCGATGATTTCTATTAAAATACTTCATGGATAATCGATAAAGAGTTTCTGTTCCACATCGTATTCATAGATTTCAGGTGATAACCCATTGCATCTGCTTAACCTGTCCATAGTATCCAGAAAACCGACAAGCACACCCTTTTTCTTTATCGTTTCAACTGCATAAACAGAACAACTAGGAGTAAAAGTGCAGCTTCTTTGATCCTGGGAAGAAAAATAGTGCTTATAACCTCTGAATAAAATGTACAAAATAAATTCCATTTCATTAGAGGAATGGTCATCCTTTACTCCATATGTATGCTCATGAGGCACTTTCTTCTGGCTCTCAGTGATAGCGATAAAATCCAACTTCTCAACTTTTACATCCTGTGCGAAAAGTACAAGATTAGCGAGGAATAGGATAATCATAAAAAGAAGCTTCATCCCAGTCATTGATTTTGATATTCTTAAAAGTTGTCAATTGGTGGATCTCCTGACCATTTGTCAGATATGCCAGGTGGAGAATTTCTGTTGGGAACTCAAAGCCTTTAATGGTAACATAATTAGAGAATAATTGCTTACCAATAATATTCTTTGTAGGACCATAAAAAATAACTCCATTCAATCTATTATTCATGATTGAAATCTTGACCTCACCTAATATCTTGGCATATTCCTTTTTGGGGACCCAGGTAGAGATCACCATATTATCTTCTTTTACTACCCCACTCAG from Bacteroidales bacterium encodes the following:
- a CDS encoding membrane protein insertion efficiency factor YidD; translation: MIILFLANLVLFAQDVKVEKLDFIAITESQKKVPHEHTYGVKDDHSSNEMEFILYILFRGYKHYFSSQDQRSCTFTPSCSVYAVETIKKKGVLVGFLDTMDRLSRCNGLSPEIYEYDVEQKLFIDYP